ggcgggtagatcacgaggtcaggagatggagaccatcctgactaacacagtgaaaccccgtctttactaaaaatacaaaaaataagccgggcgtggtggcgggcgcctgtagtcccagctactcgggaggctgaggcaggagaatggcgtgaacccaggagggggagcttgcagtgagccaagatcgcaccactgcactccagcctgggcaacaaactatgcctaaaaaaaaaaaaagtaaaagttacagtaagctaaggtttattgaagaaagaagtatttcaaataaatttagtgtagcctgaATATACAGTGTTGATAAAGTCTGCAGTAGTGTACAGTAGACTTAGTTctgggccttcacattcactcctCAGTGACCCATGCAGAGCAACTTCCTGTCCCagaagctccattcatggtaagtgctttATACAGACAGGTGTACCAttctttgtttattattattattacttttttttttttgagacaagagtttctctctgtcacccaggctggagtgcagtgacactacctcggctcactgcaacctctgcctcccgggttcaagcaattctcctgcctcagcctccccagtagctgggattacaggtgcgtgccaccacacccggctaatttttgtatttttagtatacacagtgtttcatcgtgttggccaggctggtcttgaactcctgacatcgtgatccacctgcctcggcctcccagagtgctgggattacaggtgtgagccaccaagcctggcatacttttgttttgttttgttttttgagatagtctcgctctgtcgcccaggctggattgtagtggcacgatctcagctcactgcaacctcagcctccagggtacaaggaattctcatgcctcagcatcccaggaTAGCTTGGATTACATATCTTTACGTGATGCATGattatatttgcaaaccatacatctgataaggggttaatatccaagaTATATAAGGACTTAAAACATCTCAAtagcggctgggcatggtggctcatgcctgtaattccagcactttgggaggctgaggcgggtgaatcacctgaagtcaggagttcaagaccagcctggccaatatggtgaaacccagtcaaaatattagccaggagtagtggtgggtgcctgtaatcctagctacccaggaggctgaggcacaagaatcacttgaacccggaggcggaggttgcagtgagccgagatcgtgccactgcactccagcctgggtgacagagcaggactctgtctaaaacacaaaaacaaaaagaaacaaaaatctcaatagcaagaaaacaatgtGATTTAAACAacaggcaaaggacctgaatagatatttctcaaaagaagacatgcagcactttgggaggctgaggcaggcgaatcgtgaggtgaagagatcaagaccatcctggtctctactaaaaatacaaaaattagatgggcgtggtggtgtgtgcttgaacccaggaggtggatgttgcagtgagccgagatcgagccactgcactccagccaggtgacagagccagactctgtctcaaaaaaaaaaaaaaaaaaaaaaaagacataaaaatgtctGGCAACTAtctgaaaaaatgctgaacaatGCATGGatcatctgggaaatgcaaattaaaaccaaaatgagataccacctcacacctgtcagaatggcttaTAAAagacaaggccgggcacggtggctaacgcctgtaatcccagcactttgggaggctgaggcaggtggatcacgaggtcaggagttcaagaccagtctggccaacatagtgaaaccccatctctactaaaaatacaaaaaaattagccgagtatggtggtgtgcacctgtaatcccagctactaaggaggctgaggcaggagaatcgcgtcagcctgggagggggaggttgcagtgagccaagattgtgccattgcactccagcccaggcaacagtgtgagactcaccctcaaaaaaaaaaaaggagattctgtcatttgtgacaacatggaagaacctagaggacattatggtaGGTGAAATAAGccgggcacagaaagacaaacacaatatgattccacttatattcGGAATGTAAAACAACTCATAGAagtggagagtagaatgatggtacCAGAGTTTGGGAACTGGTGGGAGTTGGGGCCATGGGGAatggggaaatgttggtcaaagggtacagtCTCAGCTAGAcaggaggacttttttttttaatttgagacgggggtcttactatgttgcccaggctggtcttgaactccttcattcaagcaatcctcccaccttggcctccaaaagggctatgattacaggcctaagccaccacacccggcccaggaattttttttttagaactacAGCATGGTatggccgggtgcgatggctcacacctgtaatcccagcactttgggaggctgaggtgggcggatcatctgaggtcgggagttcgagaccagcctgaccagcacggagaaaccctgtctctactaaaaatacaaaaaattagctggggatggtggcacatgcctgtaatcccagctacttgggaggctgaggcaggagaatcacttgaacctgggaggcagaggttgtggtgagctgagatcacgccattgcaccccagcctgggcaacaagagcaaaactctgtctccaaaaaaaaaacaacaacaaaacacaaaaaaactacagcATGTTCACTATagttaatgtatatttcaaaattgctgaaagtagctgggtgtggtgatacaccatagcctgtagtcccatttactcaggaggctgaggcccacagatcacttgatcccaggaggtcaagaacagcctgggcaacaaagcaagaccccaccccatattttttttgaagcagtctcactttgttgcccaggctggagtgcagtggcatgatcttggctcactgcaacctccgccctccaggttcaagcaatcctcctgcctcagtcctccagtaggtgggattacaggcatgctccactatgcccagctaatttttgtatttttagtaaagacggggtttcgccatgttggccaggatggtctcaaacttctgacctcaggagggcttagtggctcatgcttgtaactttgggaggccaaggcaggaggatcactggaggccaggagttcaagaccagcctggacaacatagcgaggccccatctctacgaaaaatttaaaagttagccaggcatcatgatatgtgtctgtggtcctagctacttgggaggctgaggcaggaggatggcttgagcccaggaggtcaaggctgcagtgaactgtgatcttgccactgcactccgtgTGGGTGACAGCACAAGACCTTATtttccttaaaggaaaaaaaaatgctaagagtGGCTGGGTTGGGTGGCCCAtgtctacaatcccagcactttgggaggccaaggtgggtggatcacaaggtcaggagttagtttgagaccagcctggccaacatggtgaaacccattctttactaaaagtacaaaaattagctgggcgtggtggcacgcgcctgtagtcccagctactcgggaggccggggcacgagaatcgcttgaacccaggaggcggaggttgcagtgagcctgggcgacagagcgagactccgtctcaaaaaaaaaaaaaaaattagctgggcctggtggtgcgtgcctgtaatcccagctacttgagaggctgaggcaggagaatcacttgaacctgggaggcagaagttgcattacgcggagatcgtgccatttgagactccgtctcaaaaaaaaaaaaagtccttaacCAGTccatatttctgaatattttgctTATTCCTCCCGGCAGTGTAATACTCTGGTGAATATTTGCGTTCGAGATCCTTGCATTCCCAAGATTTCCCCAGCTCAGCCCTCTGCGTGGGTTGAACGGTATGAACCTTTTTAAGGCTTCGCTTGTACTGTACTATCAAGCTGCTTTTTGGAATATTCGTCCCAGGTTTCTGTTCCAGCCAGCAGCCAGCATCAGCCGTCTGCATCCTTGTCCTCAAGCTGGTGTTAATTAAAATCTTTGCCaatgtgggccaggcgcggtggctcacgcctgtaatgccaacactttgggaggccgaggccggatgatcacctgaggtcgggagtttgagaccagcctgaccaacatggagaaaccccgtctctactaaaaatacaaaattagccgggcgtggtggcgcatgcctgtaatcccagctacttgggaggctgaggcaggagaatcacttgaacccgggaggcggaggttgcagtgagccgagatcgcgctattgcactcgagcctgggcgaccagagcgaaactccgtctgaaaaaaaaaaaaaagaaacctttgcCAATCTGATAGAATTGCGGGGCTTATTTTATGGTGTCATGGACGATAGCCTGGGGCCAGATATACCTGGGGCCCTGCGCCTGCTCTGCGAACTAGGAGCTCACTCTCCGAGCGGTGTAGAGGGTGAGACTAAGCAGTGACAGTAAAAGCTCTCGACAGTGCTTGACCCTTCCGCGGAGCATATTAAGCAGGAGCTCCCTGCGCAGGCGCAGAGGAGAGAgtgtcccccaccccacgaccAGCAGGGGGCCTGCGAGGCGGGTGCGGAGCCAGGCCTGATGGTGGCCAATCGCAAGCTGAGGCGACGATGCCACGCCCCTCATGCCGGCATCTTAAATGCGCAAAGAAAGGGTGCCGAGGACACCCGGTTGGGCTTTGTTGCTCTCTTCTGGGTTCCGAGGCCCAAGCCCTTGGGGGCGTTTGTGAGTGGAAGGGAGGTCACGCTATCGTCCGCGACCCCAGCAGCCCCGTGCCCTCATTGGATTCCCGCGACGCGGCTCCTTTAAGAGCCTCGCGGGTCGCCCGCCGTAGGTCGCTCCCCGGCCATGCGGGTGTTGCGGGCCGGCCTGACCCTGGCGTTGGGCGCGGGGCTGGGTGCGGCCGCCGAGggctggcggcggcggcgggaggaCACGCGGACGGCGCCGGGACTGCTGGGCCGGCTGCCCGTGCTGCCCGTGGCAGCGGCAGCCGAGTTGCCCCCTGTGCCCGGGGGACCCCGCGGCCCGGGCGAGCTGGCCAAGTACGGGCTGCCGGGGCTGGCGCAGCTCAAGAGCCGCGAGTCGTACGTGCTGTGCTACGACCCGCGCACCCGCGGCGCGCTCTGGGTGGTGGAGCAGCTGCGACCCGAGCGTCTCCGCGGCGACGGCGACCGGCGCGAGTGCGACTTCCGCGAGGACGACTCGGTGCACGCGTACCACCGTGCCACCAACTCCGACTACCGGGGCAGTGGCTTCGACCGCGGCCACCTGGCCGCCGCCGCCAACCACCGCTGGAGCCAGAAGGCCATGGACGACACGTTCTACCTGAGCAACGTCGCGCCCCAGGTAGCGCCCGCGCCCCGGGCCGGTCGCGGAATGCGGGGCCGGCGCCTGGCCTCGCGGGGCCTCGGTTTGTTCCTCTGCACAACGGGGCAGCTGCCCAACGCGCCCCCGGTCAGGCATCGCAGTGACATCCCGTGGCGGGAGGCAGGAGCACCGGGCTCCAGGCACAGGCTCTGCAGGCCGACCAGGGCTTGAGCTTCAACTGCGAACCCCGGGCACCTCCCTGAGCGTCGCTTTCCTCGTctaaaaaatggggataataccgTTATTCACCTTCCTCCTGCGGTAGTGATGAGGCGCTGAGGCTCACAGAGGCAAAGCGACGGGCACAGTGTCACACAGCAGAAGAAGGCTGTCTGTTGTAGAACCGCAGCGCCCAACCTTTTGGGCACCAGGGTgcggtttcgtggaagacagtttttccacggcTTGGTGGGTGAGGGCGGGTTTCAGGATAATTCAAGTGCGTtacatttattgtacactttattattattacattgtaatatatagtgAAATATACAACTCACAGTAACGTAGGATccgtgggagccctgagcttgttttcctgcaactagacagtcctaTCTGGAGGAGATGGGCGACAATGACAGATCAGGCATTAGGTTTTCACCCCACATGCGCAGTTCACCATAGGGTTccagctcctatgagaatctccagccgccactgatctgacaggaggcggagctcaggctgCCGTGCGATCAATCGGgggtggctgtaaatacagatgaagcttcccttgctcgcctgctgctcacctcctgctgtgtggcccggttccGGTAccggtctgtggcccaggggacCCCTGGTCTATAAAACTCTGAGCCTCCAGACATTGTCCTACCCTGCCTGCCTTCGGGCAGTTTCGAGGCAGACACCTGGCCCACGATCAGGTTGttagtgccaggcactgtgcactGGGCCAACCACCCTCTCAGCCTGTTCCCAGCAGGTCCTGGCACCAAAGGATGGAGACTGCCGTGGGGCTCTGGGTTGAGCCCATGGGGCACCAATCTCTGACCCAGCTTCCTTCTGGGAACACAGCCCCCTATGCACTGTCCATTGTCCGAGGCCTGGAGAGCTCAGGATGGAGGCCGATTCATGACATTCCCCGCTAGGCTCTTCCTGTGGCTCAGACTGGGAAAAGGAACGGGTTGGTGGTTGGAAGGGCTGGTCTTCCCATGAGCccctgggtggggctggggacaggCCTCAGTCCTTCTCTCTGAAAGACATGCTTTTTCATTCGGCTCTTGGGAGCTGAGAAAAGACTTTGACACCTGGGCTGTGGGAGGGACAGAGGGTGGTGGCTAGCACTCTGTCAGCCCTGGGTTTCAGGGAGTGACTTTCattccttgagcctcagtttcctcatgcttGTCTCTCACTGGATATCTCTGAGCGTGTCCATCCCCTCAGGGCCTGGGGCGGCCCTCTGATAGAGAAGGAAGGGTCCCAGCCACAGTCCTGCTAAGCCCTACCTCTCCTACCAGGTGCCCCACCTCAACCAGAATGCCTGGAACAACCTGGAGAAATACAGCCGCAGCTTGACCCGCAGCTACCAAAACGTCTATGTCTGCACAGGGCCACTCTTCCTGCCCAGGTAAGGTGGAAACCAGGGGGCGGCAGAACATCCCAATCACCCGAGGCCCCTACTGTCACTCACAGGGTCAGGCTTGCCCCAGGCTCTGGGTCAATACCAGTTCCCTACTCATCTGGTTTCTTGGCAAGCCTGTCAGCTTCCCTGCCTTGGGTCCCCTCATTCCACTTCCACAGCCAAAGACCTGTCAGGTACCCCTGACCGTCTCTCCTCTGCCCATGGGCAGCAGCAGGCCCTGAATCTGCCCCCGCTTCTCCCTGCTGTCACCTCTTGGCATGCCCACCCAATCTTGTTCTGCCAATATGGAACCCCCCGCAGGTCTGCGGTGCACCAAGCTCTCCCGCCTTCCCCCTGCAGGTCCGCGGTGCGCCGAGCTCTCCCGCCTTCCCCCTGCAGGTCCGCGGTGCACCTGGCTCTCCCGCCTTCCCCCTGCAGGTGCGCGGTGCACCAGGCTCTCCCGCCTTCCCCCTGCGGATCCCCGGTGCACCAGGCTCTCCCGCCTTCATTCTCTGCTCTGCTTGGAGCACTTCCCTCCACGCTTCTCGGGAGTTTGACCCTAGATCTGCCTGACCCGGGGCCTCCACTCTTGCTCCTGTGCAGCCCTGCCTCTCAGGTGGAAGCAACTGAGCACCTGTGTGCTCCGTGGTTTTTCTGGCCTGCAGAGGGCTGGGACTGAGAGGCAACAGGTCGAGGCTGAGCAGCTCACTCTGGAATCCACAGACTCAGGATGGAGTCCAGGCCTCATCACCTAGTTCCTTGGTGCTGTGGGCAAATGACCTGTGTCCCCCCCTGCAAAACCTGTGACCTCTTGGTTGATGTCACATGCTTCCCCAGGGCCTGGCCCATGGTAAGGGCTCAGCACAGGCTGGCCAAGGCGGTGGTTGGGGCACTGATCAAATTTCATTAGCAGGTGCCTCCTAGGGCCCGGTGCAAGGGAGGAGACTTTGCTGAGGGGGAAGCCCCCATCCAGTGTCCCGGCACCTGTGCTGATGCTGGGATGTCACCTGTCATGGTCCTTGCCCACTTGCTGCTCACCTCTGTGGGGAGAGATGGACAGTCATTAAGTCTCCCCTCAGACAAATGTGAATATTCAGAAGGCTCAATTCTTCTAGCAGCGTTTATTGTCGCCCACTCTGCCTGACCCAGTGTTGGGCATAAGGAAAACAGAGGGAAAGAGTTAACCACCCTGGAGAGAGTTCCAGCCTCAATGAGGAGCCAGGCAGGCTACAGAAGTCTCACAGTGAGGGAGTGGTCCTGCAGGTTGACAGAAGTTAGAGGACAGATCAGGGAAAGCTCCCTGGAAGAGGTGGCCTTGGGTTCATCCAGGCCCCCTGCCCACGTGTGCCTGGGTCTGCCCACAGGACAGAGGCTGATGGGAAATCCTACGTAAAGTACCAGGTCATCGGCAAGAACCACGTGGCAGTGCCCACACACTTCTTCAAGGTGCTGATCCTGGAGGCAGCAGGTGGGCAAATTGAGCTCCGCGCCTACGTGATGCCCAATGCACCTGTGGACGAGGCCATCCCACTGGAGCGCTTCCTGGTGCCCATCGAGAGCATTGAGCGGGCTTCGGGGCTGCTCTTTGTGCCAAACATCCTGGCGCGGGCAGGCAGCCTCAAGGCCATCACAGCGGGCAGTAAGTGAGGGTGGAGCCCAGCGAGACTGTGGGTGTGTGCAGGCCGGGGAGTATTAAAGGTGGTGATTTTTGGAGACAAGTCTGGTGGCATCCGTCCCAAGTGACCTGCAGAGCCCCTGGTTTCACTGCTGCTTCACTGATGTCCTGGGCCCCTTAGAACTTTCAGGTGTGCCGGGCACCCGCCCGGGTGAGGCCAGGCTGCAGGGCGGCCAGGGAGATGAGGATGGCTTCCTGGAagagaagtgtggcagtgggctgggGCCTGGGAGGCTAGCGGGTGCCCCCGCTCCCAGCCTGTCTTCAGTGCCTGGCTGCCCAAGACCCAGCTCACTGGGGTCCCCTGTCCTTAGCAGGGCCTGGTGAGGTTAATGACAGGCCCAGGTTCACACTGCACACTTGCCACCTGGAGGACCACACAGCCTGCTCCTCAGgctcctcttctgtaaaatgggggcgaAGGTAAAAATGCCCACCTCCCAGGGCCAGGGGAGGGCAAGGAGAGGGGCAAGAAGTTCTCACCCCTCACGCAGGGGTTGGAAGGGTGGGAGCCAGGGTTCTTGCTGGAGGGTATGGCTGTCAGGTTCAGAGTGCTTGGCTTGGGCAAGGCCTTAGGGATGGGTAGACAGGGCTGTCGGCCCTACGAGACTGATGGGAGTACCAGCCTTCCCAGCAGAGTTCCCGTAGCACAGCGTCCTATGCCTGACTCCAAAAGTGGGCGCGCAGCTTCCATGAGGCCCAAGATGAAGGCTCCAGCTGCACGTGGCTTCCCCCGTGGGACAGATGCAAGTGAGGCCCCAAGGGGAGAGCTGCTGTGCCCACCGTGGTCACACACGAGGAAGTGGCAGAAGCAGGGCCCTGGGAGATCACTGAGCACACAGCTAAGGAACCAGAGGCCCGGAGCAGGGGTGGACAGGGCCCCCTGGGTCACCCAGTCTGGGAGCACAGGACGGGCACTAGCACCCATGGTTGACTCCCAGCTACACTCATGTCCCGTCGCTGTGGCGAGACTGCTGTGGCAAGAGGCCAAGAGGGGATGAGAGGATCACCTCCAGACCAGGCAGCCATGGGCGAGggtgggtgacagggcaagagtAGCACCCGCCCCTTGGACAGATCCCAAGGCCCCAGCGGCTGGCGGTCGGGGAGGCAGGCAGGCTCACCTCTGTGCGGATGGTACGGCTACCCTGGCCAGGACAGGTATTGACGTACAGGTCAAAGAGGACACTGGGTTCAGCCACCTCCAGGTTGGGGTCAGCATCCACTCCAGCTTCCAGACCCTGGAGGCCCCCGAACACCACAAGAGCATGCCTGGCACATGTAAGAGGGGGTCACCTGAGTGGTCATCAACGCCCCACCCAGCACAGCACCCAGACCTcagtccctccccaccccagacaGCAGGGGCCCATCTGTGCAGCTTCACCCACCAGGCAGGTTCCTGGCCAcattcctcctgccctggccccggccccagccccaggagGTGCACACCTGAAGTTGGGAAGCTGGGCAGAGGCCACATCTGAGCCGCGCTCTGATGTCCCGATGGTCAGGTCATACCCATCCTGGAAGGGGGCCTCAGCAAACACAGCACCTGGAGGTGGGGCCAGCTCAGTGCAGGTCCTGCTCCCCACAAGCCACAGCTCCGGgtattatgtatgtgtgtaccgaggcaggggtgggtggggagagctgtgtgtgtgtgttggggggggggcaggggtgggtggggagagctgtgtgtgtgtgtgtgtgtgtgtgtgtgtgtgtgtgtgtgtgtgtgtactaaggtaggggtgggtgggtagagctctgcgtgtgtgtgcactgaggcaggggtgtgtgtgtaccaAGCAGGGGTGGGTAGAGCTGTTTCTGGGAAGTCAAGGACTGAGCAGGGCAGACACCAAGCCTGTGCTTGGCTGGGGAACAGGGCAGAGACTGGATAGGAAGAGGCACCAAGAGCATGAAGTGGGCCTCTGACTTCTCTGGCCCTTTTGCCTCCATTCCCAACCCTACAGGAACATTATTGATCAATAATGATACTTTTGCTCAGTAGTCCTTAACGGCATTCCAGGCAGTGCATCCAGGGAGAAcaaggcccagagaagggaaaggacACACAGCAAGTTGACAGGACAAAAACCTTGGTCTGATATTTGGGTCAGGCAAGGCTCCCAGCCACCTCCCAGAGGGATGGATGGATATTCAGAGAAGTAAACTCTGTCCTTACTGAGGCAGGAAGCCAGTCGGACGGTGTAGCCCCAGTAGAGACCAGCTTTGGT
The nucleotide sequence above comes from Pongo pygmaeus isolate AG05252 chromosome 13, NHGRI_mPonPyg2-v2.0_pri, whole genome shotgun sequence. Encoded proteins:
- the ENDOG gene encoding endonuclease G, mitochondrial, which gives rise to MRVLRAGLTLALGAGLGAAAEGWRRRREDTRTAPGLLGRLPVLPVAAAAELPPVPGGPRGPGELAKYGLPGLAQLKSRESYVLCYDPRTRGALWVVEQLRPERLRGDGDRRECDFREDDSVHAYHRATNSDYRGSGFDRGHLAAAANHRWSQKAMDDTFYLSNVAPQVPHLNQNAWNNLEKYSRSLTRSYQNVYVCTGPLFLPRTEADGKSYVKYQVIGKNHVAVPTHFFKVLILEAAGGQIELRAYVMPNAPVDEAIPLERFLVPIESIERASGLLFVPNILARAGSLKAITAGSK